A part of Cannabis sativa cultivar Pink pepper isolate KNU-18-1 chromosome 6, ASM2916894v1, whole genome shotgun sequence genomic DNA contains:
- the LOC115695706 gene encoding replication protein A 32 kDa subunit A yields MYGSQFDGNAAFSGGGFMPSQSVQNPDSSFSPAKNRDVQALLPVTVKQISTAFVPGSEKSEFVIDGVDVNNVKLVGIVSSKVGRITDVTFVLDDGTGRIDCNKWFHEAVDTSEMEGISDGMYVCVHGRLKSFQGKRTLNVFSIRPIEDYDEVAYHFIECIYVHFYNKKKVQAQGSAPTQPQAANSMHQSFAPYSADGSKSTEEMVLDILHHPSCLAREEGASVKQMLQQLKIPEIKLKLAIENLVREGNIYSTVDDDHFKSAING; encoded by the exons ATGTACGGCAGCCAATTCGACGGTAACGCCGCCTTCTCCGGCGGCGGATTCATGCCTTCTCAGTCCGTTCAAAATCCCGACTCTTCATTCTCTCCCGCCAAG AATCGTGATGTTCAAGCTTTGCTTCCCGTGACAGTGAAGCAGATAAGCACTGCATTTGTTCCAGGAAGTGAAAAATCAGAATTTGTTATTGATGGTGTGGATGTCAACAAT gtCAAGCTAGTGGGAATTGTGAGTAGCAAGGTTGGAAGGATTACTGATGTCACTTTTGTGCTTGATGATGGGACTGGACGTATTGATTGTAACAAGTG GTTTCATGAAGCCGTTGATACAAGCGAAATGGAGGGAATCTC GGATGGGATGTATGTTTGTGTGCATGGACGTTTGAAAAGCTTCCAGGGTAAAAGAACCTTAAATGTATTCTCCATTAG gCCCATAGAGGACTACGACGAGGTTGCATACCATTTTATTGAGTGCATATATGTTCATTTTTACAACAAGAAG AAAGTACAAGCACAAGGTAGTGCTCCTACTCAGCCACAGGCGGCTAATTCAATGCATCAG TCATTTGCACCGTACAGTGCTGATGGATCAAAGTCAACTGAAGAAATGGTGTTAGATATTTTGCACCATCCTTCATGTCT TGCAAGGGAAGAGGGAGCTAGTGTGAAGCAGATGCTTCAGCAACTGAAAATTCCAGAGATTAAGCtcaa GTTAGCCATTGAAAACCTTGTGAGGGAGGGAAACATATATTCAACAGTTGATGACGACCACTTCAAGTCAGCCATAAACGGTTGA